The Methanocella sp. DNA window CTTGCGTGCAGCGAAGATCTTTCCCGGCTCTTCCTGGTGGACGATGGCCATAGCGAAGGAGCCTTTTAGCTGCTTAACCGTCTCCTGTAGCGCACGCTGCATGTCGCCCGTGAAATTATCCTCCAGAAGATGTGACACGACCTCGGTATCCGTCTCGGACTGGAACTTGTGGCCGCGGGCGATGAGCATCTCCTTAAGCTCCTTATAATTCTCGATTATGCCGTTATGCACGACGGCGATCTTGCCCGTGCAGTCCCGGTGCGGGTGCGCGTTCGCCTCCGACGGCTTCCCATGCGTGGCCCAGCGGGTGTGGCCTATGCCCGTCGTGGCTATAAGGCCCTGGGGCATTTTATCCTTTAGATTGTATATGCGGCCGTACGAGCGTATCACGCGCAGGCTATCACTGCAGACGAGCGCGACGCCTGCCGAGTCGTAGCCACGGTACTCCAGCCTCGACAGGGACTCGAGCAGCAAGTCAGCCGTATCGCCATTACCCACGTAGCCCACTATACCGCACATTCAAAACCTCATACGATCCTGGTATTATCCGGCAGGTTATCGCGCACGACGACCCCGGAGTCGATACGGCACCGGACGCCGATTATCTTCCCGGGCTTTATGAGCACGCGGCTGGATATCTCAGTATTATCGCCGACGGCCGCACCCATGTTCGCCTTCATCAGGGCATCGTCCAAATCGATCCGGGCCTCACCGGCCTCGGCGATAAAGTCCGAGCCCGTGGAAACCCCCTCTCCAATGATGGAACTGGAAATATTATTGAAGGACGCGATCTTCGCGTTCTTCATGAGTATGCTGTTGGCGATTCGCGTAAAAGGCTCGACGGAGCAGTTACTGCCGATGCTGGTGCCCGGAAGAATGACCACGTTGGGCCCGATGTCGCAGTTGTCGCCGATACAGACGGGCCCGACGATGTAGGAGCCCGACATTATAACCGAATTTTCGCCAACGGTGACTGGCCCGACGATGTGGGCGCCGTCCTCGACCTTGCCCAGTATACTTGCCTTTTGCCGGGCGATGGTCGCGGCGTTCATGTCCAGCAGGTTCCATAAATACAGGGCGTCCATCCAGGTGGCGCTCGTGTGGACCGACCTGATGGCATAGCCCTCGCTGAGCATTTTCCGGATGGCGTCGGTGATCTCGTACTCGCCCCTCTCCGATATTTCCATCGACTCTAAGAAGTTGAAGATGACGGGCGAAAAGCTGTATATGCCCGCGTTGACGACGTTGCTGATGTCATCGCCCTTGGGCTTCTCTAAAATGGCCTTGACGAGCTGGTTCTGGGTCTTGACGACGCCGTACTGGTGGGCCTTCTGGACGGTGAC harbors:
- the glmU gene encoding bifunctional sugar-1-phosphate nucleotidylyltransferase/acetyltransferase; its protein translation is MKAVILAAGEGSRLKPFTVTRPKVMIPVGDKPILEYVIDALQASGIIDIIMVVGYKREKIMDYFGDGRKWGVNIVYVEQFQQLGTAHALRQVSHMINDRFLVINGDTVIDASAIREIIKVSSGDAAILTVTVQKAHQYGVVKTQNQLVKAILEKPKGDDISNVVNAGIYSFSPVIFNFLESMEISERGEYEITDAIRKMLSEGYAIRSVHTSATWMDALYLWNLLDMNAATIARQKASILGKVEDGAHIVGPVTVGENSVIMSGSYIVGPVCIGDNCDIGPNVVILPGTSIGSNCSVEPFTRIANSILMKNAKIASFNNISSSIIGEGVSTGSDFIAEAGEARIDLDDALMKANMGAAVGDNTEISSRVLIKPGKIIGVRCRIDSGVVVRDNLPDNTRIV